The Nitrosomonas cryotolerans ATCC 49181 genomic sequence TATTGAACAGGCAAGAAGGCAGGGTATGGAAATCGTAATCTCCTCAAAAAAGAATCGTACAGCACAAAGGTCTTACGACAAGGAACGCTATAAACGACGGCATCTGGTTGAAAATGCTTTTCTCTATCTCCATAGAAGGCGCGGCATTGCCACAAGATATGCCAAAAATACTGCTTCATTCCTTGCTACTGTGTAAATCAGGCGTATCGCTCTCTGGGCAAATATCTCATGACTATACTATCTAAGAAAAAAATAAAAAAACGCCTGGTCATTTCGTTTATTGGCAGAACCGATCTTAATTATATTGAGTCTCAAGGAGAAAATATCAGTCCTATTCTAAGACTGTTAACACATCTTTCGTGTCTCGAGCCAAAACTTTCGCTGCATCAGACATGTTTACTATTATTTGATGATGATCTCGATGGTAAGACTGATCGATATGAATTTTACCAAAAGCTGCAGCAAGTATTGCCACAAATGGGACTTGATGGGCTGGCAGTAGAGCGGCGTAAAATTGTTCTGCCTGAAGGTCCTACTGACCTGAACGCACTATATGAGATTGTTTGGAAGAAGATACCGACTTCAGGCGCGCAACGTAATAATGAAGTGATTTTTCATCTATCTTCAGGCACACCTGCTATGAAGTTTACATTGTTGCTTGCTGCCAATTGTCTGCCGCTGGAAAATGTGCGCATGTTCGAGACTTCGATTCAAAATGATGTTCTGGAAGTGTACCCACCTTATGTATTAGCTGCTCGCGGGATTCATGAACGTGCACGTACAAAAAGCTTGTCCAAATTATCAGACAGAGCCAGGCGACAGTTAATACCCGATACCGTGTTTGATGATCCCCATGTGAAAGCGAGTTTTGCTGCGATACATAGGGCAGCAACCAACAGAAAGATGCCTCAGCGATTGTTGATAAAAGGACCGAGCGGCAGCGGTAAATGGCACGCCAGTGAACAATTTTCCAAGTGGCATGGTGGCGAAATGATTAAATGGACAGAATGGTCAAAAGAACCAGAAATTGGCTCTGCTCAAACAGGTACACTGCTGATCAGGCATCTTGATGCCTGGCCAGAAAAAGCGTTGCAAAAATTGACAAATCTGTCAGAAAAATATTCAAAAATCGCCATTGCAGCCACATTCCGCACAGACCATACGCCTGCTGCAACATTGAACACATTGACACATGATGGGTTGCGCGGCGCTATCCATATCGAGCTGCCCTCACTGGGTGCGCGTAGCGACGTCGTGGCATTGAGTGAAGCACTGTTGCGACAGCTTGGGCTGATGAACGGTAAACTGAAGGAACGATTGCAGCATGATTTACAGACTGATTTATATCCACGGAATTTACACGATCTGAAATCCTTATTGGCGACAGCGGCTGCACAAAGCTCCGGTGCGCATATTGATCGCTTAGCTTACGAACGATCAAGACAAATAAAGAGTGCAAATGAAGTGCTCGCACATGCCTGGGAAATACTTGTCGGGTTAGAGTTTGGTCCGGGAAGACCGAAGCTGGATGACATACTTAATATAATCCGTTCCGCTATCGCTCGCCGGATTCAAGCTGAGGGACGTAGTCAAAAAGAGATCGGTAAACTGCTAGGTCTCAGCCAGCAAACAGTGTCGGATATTCTTAAAAAAAAATCTGATCAATTTAGCCAGGAAATATGGATCAAGCAGAATAATGAAAAAGTCTGAGCACTCAATCAAGGTGCGTGGCGCACAAGACCTGGTTGAGCTATGGCGCACATTGCCAGTATCCATACTGCGTTACCCTGCATCAACTCTGGCACCCGCGCATGGTACTGCAGTTTTGAGTGACATCCTGCGAGCGCGTGCCTGGCGCGAACATTGTGCCGCAGCGACAACGGTGAGTTGCGTAGAGTCGGGTAATTCATGCGCTATGGTGGATCGTAACTGCTGTCGGGCGGATGTCTTGTTTCCGGCTCAAATCGGAGGTGGTGCACAAAAATGGCGCATGGCTACGATGTTTCTACAGTGGCGGCCAAGTGTACAAGAATTACACCTGATTTCCGTAGGTGAAACGGCTTGTGAAGAACTTGACTGGGCGGCACGTTGCTTACGTGAACATCATGGACTGGACGCGGTATTATCAACCGACGTCACCCATTATGGGGATTTGGAATTTCGTGGCACAAAGCACTGGCGCTTGGTGTTCGTAACACCCTGGTTGGTTTTTAAAAGCAAACGAACAATAACATCTTTGGAAAGTAAGCCTGATGCTATCGCGATAGCACACGAGATTGGCAAAAGCTTGCGTGAGCGAGCAAAAAAATTTACTGCACTATGTTCACGAGAGGCTACCTGGCAAAAATTGACCTGTCATCTCGCGCATCACGTGACCAATGCACTGCTACCGACAGCATTTTCAATTGACCAAGTGCGTATTGAACCGCAGCGACTGAAGCTTTCAAGCAGAGGAAATGGTGGAATGTTCAATGCACTTGTCTGGAATGGTGATGTGACATTGTCAGTCGACGAGACACTGCTGCCATGGCTCAGCATTTTGTCCATCTGTGGTGGTGGTGAAAATGCAGATAAGGGATTTGGCAGTGTTGAATTGATTCCACAATGACCAAAAGTTTCGTGACGAAAAATAAAGGAAATAACAAACATGTCATGGTTATGGCTAATTTCGGTGGGTGTATCCGATGTGCAATTTCCGGTGTACAAGAAAGACCAATGTGGACAATGGAATGGGCCATTACGTTTTGAAAAAGGTCGTGGAGGCATTCGTAGTGTGCACGAAGGATTACTTACCTTGCTCCAGCAAGATAAGGTCAAGTTTCCAAACTCAGGCGATGAGCTGCCTAAACCAGTTTCGCGTGAAGAAGCGCGTGATATAAAACTCGAGTTTGAAGTGATAGACGATCAATTTTTAGCGATCATTACGCATAAACAGTATCAAATTTCCAATGGCGGAGATGCCATCCCAAATGATCAGGAACCAGCATTGCCGTTGTATTGCCCGAAAGTTTATCCGCTGTTGAAACCCGCACTGAAGTTGTTTGCAGAGGAACCGGTTACAGTCATCGTACTGAATACCAATCGCAATGAGAAACCAGGTGACGATCCAGATGAGCCTATTGCTTCCGGTCCGTTGGTCGCAAGATATCTGGCCGAACGGCTTAAATTAAAATGGGTGGATAATCAGGGAAATATTCCTGACATTCTAGAACAAAACGTAAGCACTTGGATTGATATCTTAACCGGCGATGAAAAGATGGAGAACACAATTGCCCAGAAAGCAGTCGTCAAGCGTTTGACTGCGATTATTCAGGCATGGAAATCAACGCATGATACGGATCACAAGATTGTTGTGACGACTTCGGGTGGCATGCCGCCGCTCAAACCAATCATTGAGCGTGTGCCGGCCACATGCCTGGGACAACAGGCAATTACCCTGCTGGAGCAATCCGAAAGAGGAGGTCCCGCAGTAATTGCCCCGCTTGATTATAATGTCCGCGTTTCCGAACAGGAAACGTTACGTTTTCACTGTGCTGAAGCATTGCGCAGCCCTGATTATGCCAGTGCCTATGGGTTTGCGCGCCGATATCCAGAGTTACCTTGGACTGAATCAGTCAAAAATCTGCTTGGCCCGTTGTTAGGAATGTCAAATCACCCTTTGCAGGTAAAGGGTCAAACGATAGAGCAATTCGTGAAAATTGCTTGCCAGATTGAAATCTGTTTGTGCATGGGGGATTGTGCCGGGGCATTGAGGCTTCTCGGCGTGTTCATCGAGTCTTCCGCATGGAAGCTGATTGAAAATGATTCGCGAATTCAACAATGGAATCTAACGGTGGATCGTGCCAATGAAACCGTTAATGGCGACTTATCGCCAAACCATGAGCTATTTGAGCAAAAGTTATTAGAACCAAAGCGCTGCGGTAAGCATAAGGTACTTGGCTTAACGCGGCGTTGGCCCGGATGGTTTAAGCAAGGTGAGCAACGACAGAGCGGGAATGCTTTGGATGCCATATGCCATTGTTATAATAAGAAAGATAATGCCCAGAACAGTGCGCGCGATTACAGAAATCTTCTTTCGCATGGTTCAGATAAGCCCATTAAAATAAAAGCGTTGAAAAGTTGTTTGAAAGAAAATGAGCTGATTAAGGATACCAATCAATCGTTCGGAAATAACTTCTTGATTGGCAAAGATGTAAATAATTTACTGGGTAGTCTCGGGGCTTCTGAACATACAAAAGCCATTGGTCAGCAGCTTGACGATCTTTTGAAAGAAGTCATTAAAGCATGAGCATAATCAAACTCGAAATCAGTCTAAAGCGCGTCCAGAGTTTCATTTTTGACGTGCCGAAGCTCAAAGCGATGCTGGGTGCTAATGCCATGATTGGGGAGACAATGCGCAATGTGTTGCCCGGATTGATGGAGAGAAATGGAAAAGGCTGTAAATTCATCTGGCCAGAAGACATTAAATATGATTTGAAAGATGACTGTTTAAAGGGATTAAAAGAGCATCTGGATGACCCTGCTATGCTTTATCAGAAAGGTATACTTGCACGTGATGGCGGGCACTTCATTGTGGCTTTTTCGGAAGAAAGCGATGCAAAAGCCTTCCGGGAACTGGCAGAAAAAGAACTGGCAAAACATTTACCTGGCGTGTTGTTTCAGGCCCGGATTAAACCGTTAGAGCAAACAGAGGACGAGAAAAATTTAAAAAAAGCGCCGGAAGAAGATTCTACGCAAACTGTTCCGCAAGAAATACATGTATTAAATTTGCCGGTACTGCAGATATGCCAGGTGACGGGTAAAGAGCCAGCGTCGCCTCAAGAAGAGGGAAAAGATATTCCCGTTGCGCGTTCGGTTACCGAGCGAGAGAATAAAGGGAAAGAATTCAATCAAGGGCACGCGTGTGACATCATCGGTCTGATGCACGACAGCCTATACCCCGACAAAGACATGGGCTGGAAAAGGCCAAACGATCTCGCTGCTCTTGTGTCAGGCGATTATCTTGCATTGATCCATGCCGATGGCAACGGTATCGGTTTACGCTATAAAGAATGGAAAGATAAAGAAAAAAGCGTTAAGCCGGAACATAATGAAGCTCGTGGAGAAATTTTTTATCGCAGCATGCGCGTAGCCGCGCGCAAGGCCGTCGTGTCAGCACTCTCAAAAACGTTCACTGAACGTGGTGGCAATCGGCCCTATCAGGTTTTGATGCTGGGTGGTGATGATCTGCTGCTTGTCTGCCGAGCCAAAAACGCGCTTGAATTCGCCCACAATTACGCGCATGAATTAAAGAACTACAAGCTAGCCGATGGTAACCCACTCCATGTGGCGCTGGGTGTCGTCATCGCGCAATCAAGTTATCCACTACATCGACTGCATGAACTGGCCGAAAATTTGGCTTCCAGTGCCAAGCGGCTTTATCGTGCTTTACCTGTAGGTGAAAGAACTTCGGTAATTGACTGGCAAATCGTCACCCAATCCTGGTTTGCTGATGTCGAAGTAGCGCGCCAGCAAGGTGAAAAAAGAGTTTATGCTGTTGATGACAAAACAGAAACCTTGCTGTTTACCGATCGCCCCTACCGTGTTTTGGGTAATGATAGTCTTGAAGGGCTGCTCACTTCAGCTAAAGCGCTGGGTGGGAAGGATGATAACAAAGTGAGTCGCTCGGCTTTACGCGGACTACGCGGCGCCTGCGAGCAGGGACGGCTGACCGGTGAATTGGCTTTCGAGCGTCTGCCGGATTGCGTGCGCAAGGTACTGAGTATTGATGACAGAAAACTCTGGCAGCAATGCGAAGAGAATAAGCCGCTTTATATGACGCGTGCGCTCGATGTCATCGGTATCTGGGAAATTTCCCGCTTGGGAGGAATTAATGACTGATCAGTCCGCGCCTCTTTTTTTTCAGCTTATAATTAAAGTATTAGAAAATTTGCATACGGGAACTGGCACTGGCCAGGGGGATATTGATGCCCTTGTCATTCGCGACCGCTATGGTAATCCAGTCATTCGCGCCAGCCATTTTGAAGGACTGTTGCGCGAAGCGGGAGACAAATTAATCTGGTTAGAAAAAATTAAAAAGATAGAACTGGCCGCATTGCTTGGTGATGAAGGCGGGAAACAAAGTTCCCTGTGCATGACCTCATTGCGAACAGACGAAAACAGCAAGACCCTGGTCTGGGCTTCAAGCAAGCGCAAACCAAATAGTCGAGTACCAGAAAAAGATACGCTGCGTTTTATCGAATATGTGGCTGCCGGCGCTTGTTTCAAAGCCATATTACGAATACAAAACGAGGCCCAACAAACATTGCTTGAACGTTTGCTCCGTCGTATCGATCGAATCGGTGGTGGCCGTAATCGTGGCAGCGGGCTAGTGCAAGTAGATTGGCAAACCTGTAAGGCGGATACTCTCCTTGAAGAGTTTTTACAAACAAAGTCAGATAGAGCACCCCGAATAAACCCCCAAGTTGAGCACCCCGCCCCGACCGTAACGCGCCTGCGCCTTGTACTGCGCAATTACGAACCGCTGTGCCTGCCGGTGACCGGGCATCCCGGTAACCTGATCCGTAGCGATTCATTCATTCGTGGCCAGAGACTACGTGGTGCGCTGATGGCCTGGGCGCTTGCCAATGCCAAAGAGGCACAGCTGGAAAAAATTTCGATTGGTGATGCATTGCCACTGCCAGCAGGTTTTACTCAAGCCCATACAGTCTTGCCAATCCCGCTGTCTATCCTGACCCAGAAACCTAAAGCAAAAAATACAACGCTGCCGTGGTGGGCGGGTGGTTCTGAGCAATTCAAGGCTTCTGATAGTCTGAGCGAGGCCGAGGAGCAAACCGAAGGTGAGAAGCGCAAGCGCCCCGGTATGCACGAATATCTTTGTAAAATAGACGAGTCCAGTACGTGGCTACGTTACACCCCCACCATGAACGTACGATTACG encodes the following:
- a CDS encoding Cas10/Cmr2 second palm domain-containing protein encodes the protein MSIIKLEISLKRVQSFIFDVPKLKAMLGANAMIGETMRNVLPGLMERNGKGCKFIWPEDIKYDLKDDCLKGLKEHLDDPAMLYQKGILARDGGHFIVAFSEESDAKAFRELAEKELAKHLPGVLFQARIKPLEQTEDEKNLKKAPEEDSTQTVPQEIHVLNLPVLQICQVTGKEPASPQEEGKDIPVARSVTERENKGKEFNQGHACDIIGLMHDSLYPDKDMGWKRPNDLAALVSGDYLALIHADGNGIGLRYKEWKDKEKSVKPEHNEARGEIFYRSMRVAARKAVVSALSKTFTERGGNRPYQVLMLGGDDLLLVCRAKNALEFAHNYAHELKNYKLADGNPLHVALGVVIAQSSYPLHRLHELAENLASSAKRLYRALPVGERTSVIDWQIVTQSWFADVEVARQQGEKRVYAVDDKTETLLFTDRPYRVLGNDSLEGLLTSAKALGGKDDNKVSRSALRGLRGACEQGRLTGELAFERLPDCVRKVLSIDDRKLWQQCEENKPLYMTRALDVIGIWEISRLGGIND
- a CDS encoding RAMP superfamily CRISPR-associated protein, which translates into the protein MTDQSAPLFFQLIIKVLENLHTGTGTGQGDIDALVIRDRYGNPVIRASHFEGLLREAGDKLIWLEKIKKIELAALLGDEGGKQSSLCMTSLRTDENSKTLVWASSKRKPNSRVPEKDTLRFIEYVAAGACFKAILRIQNEAQQTLLERLLRRIDRIGGGRNRGSGLVQVDWQTCKADTLLEEFLQTKSDRAPRINPQVEHPAPTVTRLRLVLRNYEPLCLPVTGHPGNLIRSDSFIRGQRLRGALMAWALANAKEAQLEKISIGDALPLPAGFTQAHTVLPIPLSILTQKPKAKNTTLPWWAGGSEQFKASDSLSEAEEQTEGEKRKRPGMHEYLCKIDESSTWLRYTPTMNVRLRNKTLKGVETEAKLFSLEEIAEGTYFQAELCFDNAAAATKFINDFTPLLTGQDWFRVGRGGQPVGVASFTSIEETRQSESDFKDDWILTLSSDLIIRGDYLGFLYDLDVDTLCKLACEDNCKDKQDGWRIEKSIVETEVVHGFNAASGLHRVPALALRRGSCWRITGSGSAALARALAVKQAMGERTREGHGRFVIGVQPITTLEKPKRLENQPLVNQQEKLLLSAKNLAKESGARKPSASQLQWLRNHALAVNNEKELDNLLKEISTAPERRPKSGKPWEKFPIDQLKDEFKKFSSLEEKRLLVSYLVQYLILEKESTDE